From Anopheles arabiensis isolate DONGOLA chromosome 3, AaraD3, whole genome shotgun sequence, a single genomic window includes:
- the LOC120904963 gene encoding CD109 antigen-like isoform X1, whose translation MRRSTMFASKKDPAIRILSTSSSSLLAVCLVLSVVLVPAVQCEGHYSIVGAKLLRPNSEYHVAVTNQDVSEPIRFSLAITDASSVIAKQEITLNTGETRLVPFAIGDISESSYKLVAEGLSGLTFKNETDLEYQQKSFSVFVQTDKSIYKPGDTVRFRVLVLDPNTKPLQKADNISVHINDAKANRIKQWKEGKLVKGVFESELTLSTAPVLGAWTINVEVLGSKHNKVFEVDEYVLPKFEVTVESPGITTFKDGKVKAIIRSKYTYGKPVKGEATVSVSPEFQFHYVQPFAKDVITRKVIPIDGKGSVEFDLREDIHLEGDYSRNIVIEAVVEEELTGRKQNASAKVMIYDRRYKMELVKSDDNFKPGLPYTAWLKVSYQDGAPVQDQTNPVEVKQSSFESTTSVQNYTLDQNGMAKLEINTEVNSSYINVVGVYLGQEFYLHGISKAESDVDSYIRAQVLTEMPLVGKDVLVEVTSTSPMKYFTYQLLGRGDVLLSNTIAVPESKTQSFKFPATFAMVPRAKLVVYYIAPNGDMVSDSKVITFDSELQNFMKVSLSKEQSKPGQDVEISISTNPDSYVGLLGVDQSVLLLKSGNDITKQQVFSELEKYEERSYGFYRRKKRFAWNPHAEHRDFSTVGAFVMSNANDPPPNNTLPEVPIYKFHRAPNGTVLYTTIEKPRAQKQHHVLVTNTRPPLAGPFAFSRIPRPHRDIPRLFLSQEIQNTWLFDNTYSGFSGEKTLQKKVPDTITSWIITGFSVNPIYGLGLTQQPRKLNVFLPFFVSTNLPYSVKRGEVVAIPIVVFNYMEDDQTAEVVLHNDEQEFDFADVENEVVESNKVELFRQKRLDIASNTGKSVSFMVKPKKLGHITIKVTAKTKIAGDAVERQLLVEPEGLPQFINKAAFIDLRAAPELTKTFEVEIPKNAVPDSTRIEVAVIGDVMGSTIQNLDSLIRMPYGCGEQNMLNFVPNIVVLDYLKATNKLTANIEAKAKKFMEAGYQRELSYKHRDGSFSAFGENDKSGSTWLTAFVARSFKQAANHITIDEGVIDKSLEWLSDHQAPNGSFPEVGVVSHKDMQGGSGSGVALTAYTLIAFLENINLVDKYKNTINKAIDYVYRNTESLDDTYALALAAYALQLADHSSKGLILSKLDTKATTDSDSKWWHKPIPETEQKNPWYSRPNSVNVEMSAYGMLAFLEAGLDTDALPIMKWLIGQRNDKGGFQSTQDTVVGLQALAKLAAKITSPNNDVTLTAKINENQEKRMTVNAENGMILQKFELPSAARNIEIQATGSGFAVVQLSYKYNMNVTGEWPRFVLDPQVNANTNPDYLHLSVCASFVPSAGQNVSNMAVMEVGFPSGFTADSDTLPSLENMPFIKKVETKDGDTTVVLYFDSLDQRELCPTISAFRTHKVAKQKPAPVVIYDYYDNSRIARQFYDGPKASLCDICENEDCGEACSIRSQKQRSSDSPSRQPTVEGTMQSGSQTVRVSFFTFLLATLLVRMFH comes from the exons GGATGCAAGCAGCGTGATCGCCAAACAGGAGATTACGCTGAACACCGGTGAAACGCGGCTCGTACCGTTCGCT ATTGGTGATATTTCCGAGTCGTCGTACAAGCTGGTCGCCGAAGGGTTATCGGGCCTAACCTTTAAGAACGAAACCGATTTGGAGTATCAGCAGAAGAGCTTCTCGGTATTTGTGCAAACGGACAAATCCATCTACAAGCCGGGCGATACGGTGCGGTTCCGTGTGCTGGTACTCGACCCGAACACCAAACCCCTCCAGAAGGCGGACAACATTAGCGTGCACATTAACGACGCTAAAGCGAACCGCATCAAGCAGTGGAAGGAGGGCAAGCTGGTGAAGGGTGTGTTCGAGTCGGAGCTGACCCTCTCGACCGCCCCGGTGCTGGGCGCGTGGACCATCAACGTGGAAGTGCTGGGATCG AAACACAACAAAGTTTTTGAGGTGGATGAGTATGTGTTGCCGAAGTTTGAGGTTACGGTTGAGTCGCCCGGCATCACCACGTTCAAGGATGGTAAGGTGAAGGCGATCATTCGCTCGAAGTACACGTACGGCAAGCCGGTGAAGGGTGAGGCAACCGTGTCGGTCAGTCCCGAGTTCCAGTTCCATTACGTGCAGCCGTTCGCTAAGGATGTGATCACGCGCAAGGTGATCCCGATCGATGGCAAGGGTTCGGTTGAGTTCGATCTGCGCGAGGATATCCATCTGGAGGGTGATTACTCGCGTAACATCGTCATTGAGGCGGTGGTGGAGGAAGAGCTAACTGGACGGAAACAGAACGCCTCCGCCAAGGTGATGATCTACGATCGTCGCTACAAGATGGAGCTGGTAAAGTCGGACGATAACTTCAAGCCTGGGCTGCCGTACACGGCGTGGCTGAAGGTGTCCTACCAGGATGGTGCGCCAGTGCAGGACCAAACGAATCCGGTCGAAGTAAAGCAGTCTTCGTTCGAAAGCACCACATCGGTGCAGAACTACACGCTCGATCAGAACGGTATGGCAAAGCTAGAGATCAACACCGAGGTGAACAGCTCGTACATCAACGTGGTCGGTGTGTATCTGGGCCAGGAGTTTTATCTGCACGGCATTTCGAAGGCCGAATCGGACGTGGATTCGTACATTCGCGCTCAGGTGCTGACGGAGATGCCGCTGGTCGGTAAGGATGTGCTGGTGGAGGTGACCTCGACCAGCCCGATGAAGTACTTCACCTACCAGCTGCTCGGACGAGGAGATGTGCTGCTGAGTAATACGATCGCTGTGCCGGAAAGCAAAACGCAGTCGTTCAAATTCCCCGCCACCTTTGCGATGGTACCGAGGGCCAAGCTGGTTGTATACTATATTGCCCCGAACGGGGATATGGTCAGCGACAGCAAGGTGATCACCTTTGACAGTGAGCTGCAAAACTTT ATGAAAGTAAGCCTCTCGAAGGAGCAGTCGAAACCGGGTCAGGATGTGGAgatcagcatcagcaccaATCCGGACTCGTACGTCGGACTGCTCGGTGTCGATCAGAGCGTGCTGCTGCTCAAGAGCGGTAACGATATTACCAAGCAGCAGGTGTTTAGCGAGCTGGAGAAGTACGAGGAGCGCTCGTACGGGTTCTATCGCAGGAAGAAGCGTTTCGCATGGAATCCGCATGCTGAACATCGGGATTTTAGT ACCGTCGGTGCATTTGTGATGTCGAACGCGAATGACCCTCCCC CCAACAATACGTTGCCCGAGGTACCGATCTATAAGTTTCACCGCGCACCGAACGGTACCGTGCTGTACACGACGATCGAAAAGCCACGTGCGCAGAAGCAACACCACGTGCTGGTAACGAACACGCGGCCCCCGTTGGCCGGTCCGTTCGCGTTCAGTCGCATTCCGCGACCGCACCGTGACATTCCGCGCCTCTTCCTGTCGCAGGAAATTCAAAACACTTGGCTTTTTGACAATACCTACTCCGG CTTCAGTGGAGAGAAGACGCTGCAGAAGAAGGTCCCCGATACGATCACGTCCTGGATCATTACTGGCTTTTCGGTGAATCCAATCTACGGGCTGGGCCTTACGCAGCAGCCTCGCAAGCTGAACGTGTTCCTGCCATTCTTCGTCTCAACGAACCTGCCGTACTCGGTCAAGCGGGGCGAGGTGGTCGCCATTCCGATCGTTGTGTTTAACTACATGGAGGATGATCAGACGGCCGAAGTGGTGCTGCACAACGATGAGCAGGAGTTTGATTTTGCTGACGTGGAGAATGAAGTTGTTGAGTCGAACA AAGTTGAACTGTTCCGTCAGAAGCGACTGGACATTGCCTCAAACACCGGCAAATCGGTCTCGTTCATGGTGAAACCGAAGAAGCTTGGCCACATCACGATCAAGGTAACGGCGAAAACGAAGATCGCCGGTGATGCGGTTGAGCGTCAGCTGCTGGTCGAACCGGAAGGTCTGCCCCAGTTCATCAACAAGGCCGCCTTTATTGATCTGCGCGCAGCACCAGAACTGACCAAGACGTTCGAGGTGGAAATCCCCAAGAACGCTGTCCCAGACTCGACCCGCATTGAGGTGGCCGTGATTGGCGATGTGATGGGCTCGACCATACAGAACCTGGACTCGCTGATCCGCATGCCGTACGGTTGCGGCGAGCAGAACATGCTCAACTTTGTGCCGAACATTGTCGTGCTGGACTACCTGAAGGCAACCAACAAGCTGACGGCCAACATCGAGGCCAAGGCGAAGAAGTTCATGGAGGCGGGCTATCAGCGGGAGCTGAGCTACAAGCACCGTGACGGTTCGTTCAGTGCGTTCGGTGAGAACGATAAGAGCGGCAGCACCTGGCTGACGGCGTTCGTTGCGCGATCGTTCAAGCAGGCGGCCAATCACATCACGATCGATGAGGGCGTGATCGACAAATCGCTGGAATGGTTGAGCGATCATCAGGCACCGAACGGTAGCTTCCCGGAGGTGGGTGTCGTATCGCACAAGGACATGCAGGGCGGATCCGGCTCGGGTGTCGCCCTTACCGCGTACACACTGATCGCTTTCCTGGAGAACATTAACCTGGTGGATAAGTACAAGAACACGATCAACAAGGCGATCGACTACGTGTACCGCAACACGGAATCGCTGGACGATACGTACGCGCTGGCACTGGCAGCGTACGCACTCCAGCTTGCCGATCACTCGTCGAAGGGGCTCATCCTGAGCAAGCTGGACACGAAGGCAACGACCGACAGTGATTCGAAGTGGTGGCACAAACCGATCCCCGAGACGGAACAGAAGAACCCGTGGTACAGCCGACCCAACTCGGTGAACGTCGAGATGAGTGCGTACGGTATGTTGGCCTTCCTGGAGGCTGGTCTCGACACGGACGCCCTGCCGATCATGAAGTGGCTGATTGGGCAGCGTAACGACAAGGGTGGCTTCCAGTCGACGCAGGACACGGTCGTGGGGCTGCAGGCACTCGCCAAGCTGGCCGCCAAGATCACATCGCCCAACAATGACGTCACGCTGACGGCAAAGATCAATGAAAATCAGGAAAAGCGCATGACGGTAAACGCGGAGAATGGTATGATCCTGCAGAAGTTTGAGCTACCGTCGGCTGCCCGCAACATCGAGATTCAGGCCACGGGCAGCGGCTTTGCCGTGGTGCAGCTGTCCTACAAGTACAACATGAACGTGACCGGCGAGTGGCCACGGTTTGTGCTCGATCCGCAGGTGAACGCGAACACCAATCCGGACTATCTGCATCTGTCGGTGTGTGCGAGCTTTGTACCGTCGGCCGGACAGAACGTGTCGAACATGGCTGTGATGGAGGTGGGCTTCCCGAGCGGGTTTACCGCGGACTCGGATACGCTGCCGTCGTTGGAAAATATGCCATTCATTAAG AAAGTGGAAACTAAGGACGGTGACACGACGGTAGTGCTGTACTTCGACAGCTTGGATCAGCGCGAGCTCTGTCCAACGATCTCCGCCTTCCGGACGCACAAGGTAGCCAAGCAGAAGCCGGCACCGGTTGTAATCTACGATTATTATGACAATT cTCGTATCGCCCGTCAGTTCTACGACGGACCGAAGGCCTCCCTGTGCGACATCTGCGAAAACGAGGACTGCGGCGAGGCGTGCAGCATCCGATCGCAGAAGCAACGCTCGTCGGACAGTCCCAGCCGCCAGCCGACGGTGGAAGGCACCATGCAGAGCGGCAGTCAAACGGTGCGCGTCAGCTTTTTCACATTCCTCCTGGCAACGCTGCTAGTGCGGATGTTCCACTAG
- the LOC120904963 gene encoding CD109 antigen-like isoform X4, with translation MRRSTMFASKKDPAIRILSTSSSSLLAVCLVLSVVLVPAVQCEGHYSIVGAKLLRPNSEYHVAVTNQDVSEPIRFSLAITDASSVIAKQEITLNTGETRLVPFAIGDISESSYKLVAEGLSGLTFKNETDLEYQQKSFSVFVQTDKSIYKPGDTVRFRVLVLDPNTKPLQKADNISVHINDAKANRIKQWKEGKLVKGVFESELTLSTAPVLGAWTINVEVLGSKHNKVFEVDEYVLPKFEVTVESPGITTFKDGKVKAIIRSKYTYGKPVKGEATVSVSPEFQFHYVQPFAKDVITRKVIPIDGKGSVEFDLREDIHLEGDYSRNIVIEAVVEEELTGRKQNASAKVMIYDRRYKMELVKSDDNFKPGLPYTAWLKVSYQDGAPVQDQTNPVEVKQSSFESTTSVQNYTLDQNGMAKLEINTEVNSSYINVVGVYLGQEFYLHGISKAESDVDSYIRAQVLTEMPLVGKDVLVEVTSTSPMKYFTYQLLGRGDVLLSNTIAVPESKTQSFKFPATFAMVPRAKLVVYYIAPNGDMVSDSKVITFDSELQNFMKVSLSKEQSKPGQDVEISISTNPDSYVGLLGVDQSVLLLKSGNDITKQQVFSELEKYEERSYGFYRRKKRFAWNPHAEHRDFSTVGAFVMSNANDPPRPFVLYFHRAGLPGMMMPLAASASVVTRVAPVAKFGAGAFAPVQSAPVRKEFPETWLWQTIAPASFSGEKTLQKKVPDTITSWIITGFSVNPIYGLGLTQQPRKLNVFLPFFVSTNLPYSVKRGEVVAIPIVVFNYMEDDQTAEVVLHNDEQEFDFADVENEVVESNKVELFRQKRLDIASNTGKSVSFMVKPKKLGHITIKVTAKTKIAGDAVERQLLVEPEGLPQFINKAAFIDLRAAPELTKTFEVEIPKNAVPDSTRIEVAVIGDVMGSTIQNLDSLIRMPYGCGEQNMLNFVPNIVVLDYLKATNKLTANIEAKAKKFMEAGYQRELSYKHRDGSFSAFGENDKSGSTWLTAFVARSFKQAANHITIDEGVIDKSLEWLSDHQAPNGSFPEVGVVSHKDMQGGSGSGVALTAYTLIAFLENINLVDKYKNTINKAIDYVYRNTESLDDTYALALAAYALQLADHSSKGLILSKLDTKATTDSDSKWWHKPIPETEQKNPWYSRPNSVNVEMSAYGMLAFLEAGLDTDALPIMKWLIGQRNDKGGFQSTQDTVVGLQALAKLAAKITSPNNDVTLTAKINENQEKRMTVNAENGMILQKFELPSAARNIEIQATGSGFAVVQLSYKYNMNVTGEWPRFVLDPQVNANTNPDYLHLSVCASFVPSAGQNVSNMAVMEVGFPSGFTADSDTLPSLENMPFIKKVETKDGDTTVVLYFDSLDQRELCPTISAFRTHKVAKQKPAPVVIYDYYDNSRIARQFYDGPKASLCDICENEDCGEACSIRSQKQRSSDSPSRQPTVEGTMQSGSQTVRVSFFTFLLATLLVRMFH, from the exons GGATGCAAGCAGCGTGATCGCCAAACAGGAGATTACGCTGAACACCGGTGAAACGCGGCTCGTACCGTTCGCT ATTGGTGATATTTCCGAGTCGTCGTACAAGCTGGTCGCCGAAGGGTTATCGGGCCTAACCTTTAAGAACGAAACCGATTTGGAGTATCAGCAGAAGAGCTTCTCGGTATTTGTGCAAACGGACAAATCCATCTACAAGCCGGGCGATACGGTGCGGTTCCGTGTGCTGGTACTCGACCCGAACACCAAACCCCTCCAGAAGGCGGACAACATTAGCGTGCACATTAACGACGCTAAAGCGAACCGCATCAAGCAGTGGAAGGAGGGCAAGCTGGTGAAGGGTGTGTTCGAGTCGGAGCTGACCCTCTCGACCGCCCCGGTGCTGGGCGCGTGGACCATCAACGTGGAAGTGCTGGGATCG AAACACAACAAAGTTTTTGAGGTGGATGAGTATGTGTTGCCGAAGTTTGAGGTTACGGTTGAGTCGCCCGGCATCACCACGTTCAAGGATGGTAAGGTGAAGGCGATCATTCGCTCGAAGTACACGTACGGCAAGCCGGTGAAGGGTGAGGCAACCGTGTCGGTCAGTCCCGAGTTCCAGTTCCATTACGTGCAGCCGTTCGCTAAGGATGTGATCACGCGCAAGGTGATCCCGATCGATGGCAAGGGTTCGGTTGAGTTCGATCTGCGCGAGGATATCCATCTGGAGGGTGATTACTCGCGTAACATCGTCATTGAGGCGGTGGTGGAGGAAGAGCTAACTGGACGGAAACAGAACGCCTCCGCCAAGGTGATGATCTACGATCGTCGCTACAAGATGGAGCTGGTAAAGTCGGACGATAACTTCAAGCCTGGGCTGCCGTACACGGCGTGGCTGAAGGTGTCCTACCAGGATGGTGCGCCAGTGCAGGACCAAACGAATCCGGTCGAAGTAAAGCAGTCTTCGTTCGAAAGCACCACATCGGTGCAGAACTACACGCTCGATCAGAACGGTATGGCAAAGCTAGAGATCAACACCGAGGTGAACAGCTCGTACATCAACGTGGTCGGTGTGTATCTGGGCCAGGAGTTTTATCTGCACGGCATTTCGAAGGCCGAATCGGACGTGGATTCGTACATTCGCGCTCAGGTGCTGACGGAGATGCCGCTGGTCGGTAAGGATGTGCTGGTGGAGGTGACCTCGACCAGCCCGATGAAGTACTTCACCTACCAGCTGCTCGGACGAGGAGATGTGCTGCTGAGTAATACGATCGCTGTGCCGGAAAGCAAAACGCAGTCGTTCAAATTCCCCGCCACCTTTGCGATGGTACCGAGGGCCAAGCTGGTTGTATACTATATTGCCCCGAACGGGGATATGGTCAGCGACAGCAAGGTGATCACCTTTGACAGTGAGCTGCAAAACTTT ATGAAAGTAAGCCTCTCGAAGGAGCAGTCGAAACCGGGTCAGGATGTGGAgatcagcatcagcaccaATCCGGACTCGTACGTCGGACTGCTCGGTGTCGATCAGAGCGTGCTGCTGCTCAAGAGCGGTAACGATATTACCAAGCAGCAGGTGTTTAGCGAGCTGGAGAAGTACGAGGAGCGCTCGTACGGGTTCTATCGCAGGAAGAAGCGTTTCGCATGGAATCCGCATGCTGAACATCGGGATTTTAGT ACCGTCGGTGCATTTGTGATGTCGAACGCGAATGACCCTCCCC GTCCTTTCGTATTGTACTTCCATCGGGCGGGCCTTCCTGGTATGATGATGCCGCTGGCAGCTAGTGCAAGCGTTGTGACACGAGTTGCTCCAGTAGCAAAATTTGGTGCAGGCGCCTTTGCTCCTGTACAATCGGCACCGGTTCGCAAAGAGTTCCCCGAAACGTGGCTGTGGCAAACGATCGCTCCAGCAAG CTTCAGTGGAGAGAAGACGCTGCAGAAGAAGGTCCCCGATACGATCACGTCCTGGATCATTACTGGCTTTTCGGTGAATCCAATCTACGGGCTGGGCCTTACGCAGCAGCCTCGCAAGCTGAACGTGTTCCTGCCATTCTTCGTCTCAACGAACCTGCCGTACTCGGTCAAGCGGGGCGAGGTGGTCGCCATTCCGATCGTTGTGTTTAACTACATGGAGGATGATCAGACGGCCGAAGTGGTGCTGCACAACGATGAGCAGGAGTTTGATTTTGCTGACGTGGAGAATGAAGTTGTTGAGTCGAACA AAGTTGAACTGTTCCGTCAGAAGCGACTGGACATTGCCTCAAACACCGGCAAATCGGTCTCGTTCATGGTGAAACCGAAGAAGCTTGGCCACATCACGATCAAGGTAACGGCGAAAACGAAGATCGCCGGTGATGCGGTTGAGCGTCAGCTGCTGGTCGAACCGGAAGGTCTGCCCCAGTTCATCAACAAGGCCGCCTTTATTGATCTGCGCGCAGCACCAGAACTGACCAAGACGTTCGAGGTGGAAATCCCCAAGAACGCTGTCCCAGACTCGACCCGCATTGAGGTGGCCGTGATTGGCGATGTGATGGGCTCGACCATACAGAACCTGGACTCGCTGATCCGCATGCCGTACGGTTGCGGCGAGCAGAACATGCTCAACTTTGTGCCGAACATTGTCGTGCTGGACTACCTGAAGGCAACCAACAAGCTGACGGCCAACATCGAGGCCAAGGCGAAGAAGTTCATGGAGGCGGGCTATCAGCGGGAGCTGAGCTACAAGCACCGTGACGGTTCGTTCAGTGCGTTCGGTGAGAACGATAAGAGCGGCAGCACCTGGCTGACGGCGTTCGTTGCGCGATCGTTCAAGCAGGCGGCCAATCACATCACGATCGATGAGGGCGTGATCGACAAATCGCTGGAATGGTTGAGCGATCATCAGGCACCGAACGGTAGCTTCCCGGAGGTGGGTGTCGTATCGCACAAGGACATGCAGGGCGGATCCGGCTCGGGTGTCGCCCTTACCGCGTACACACTGATCGCTTTCCTGGAGAACATTAACCTGGTGGATAAGTACAAGAACACGATCAACAAGGCGATCGACTACGTGTACCGCAACACGGAATCGCTGGACGATACGTACGCGCTGGCACTGGCAGCGTACGCACTCCAGCTTGCCGATCACTCGTCGAAGGGGCTCATCCTGAGCAAGCTGGACACGAAGGCAACGACCGACAGTGATTCGAAGTGGTGGCACAAACCGATCCCCGAGACGGAACAGAAGAACCCGTGGTACAGCCGACCCAACTCGGTGAACGTCGAGATGAGTGCGTACGGTATGTTGGCCTTCCTGGAGGCTGGTCTCGACACGGACGCCCTGCCGATCATGAAGTGGCTGATTGGGCAGCGTAACGACAAGGGTGGCTTCCAGTCGACGCAGGACACGGTCGTGGGGCTGCAGGCACTCGCCAAGCTGGCCGCCAAGATCACATCGCCCAACAATGACGTCACGCTGACGGCAAAGATCAATGAAAATCAGGAAAAGCGCATGACGGTAAACGCGGAGAATGGTATGATCCTGCAGAAGTTTGAGCTACCGTCGGCTGCCCGCAACATCGAGATTCAGGCCACGGGCAGCGGCTTTGCCGTGGTGCAGCTGTCCTACAAGTACAACATGAACGTGACCGGCGAGTGGCCACGGTTTGTGCTCGATCCGCAGGTGAACGCGAACACCAATCCGGACTATCTGCATCTGTCGGTGTGTGCGAGCTTTGTACCGTCGGCCGGACAGAACGTGTCGAACATGGCTGTGATGGAGGTGGGCTTCCCGAGCGGGTTTACCGCGGACTCGGATACGCTGCCGTCGTTGGAAAATATGCCATTCATTAAG AAAGTGGAAACTAAGGACGGTGACACGACGGTAGTGCTGTACTTCGACAGCTTGGATCAGCGCGAGCTCTGTCCAACGATCTCCGCCTTCCGGACGCACAAGGTAGCCAAGCAGAAGCCGGCACCGGTTGTAATCTACGATTATTATGACAATT cTCGTATCGCCCGTCAGTTCTACGACGGACCGAAGGCCTCCCTGTGCGACATCTGCGAAAACGAGGACTGCGGCGAGGCGTGCAGCATCCGATCGCAGAAGCAACGCTCGTCGGACAGTCCCAGCCGCCAGCCGACGGTGGAAGGCACCATGCAGAGCGGCAGTCAAACGGTGCGCGTCAGCTTTTTCACATTCCTCCTGGCAACGCTGCTAGTGCGGATGTTCCACTAG